DNA from Malus sylvestris chromosome 11, drMalSylv7.2, whole genome shotgun sequence:
TTTTGTTGATCTTGTTTTCTGAATTGTTCGGTCTGTCTGCTTTTCTGATCCACAACAGCTCtgctcaattttttattttttgcttttttttgttttgtttaggaaATCCACTTTGTTGTTCTGATTGGTTCACGAAGGATCTGATGCTCCAAGATTGGATTTGACGTTTCCTAATTCTTGTTTCAATCAGAGCACTATCCGGGTTCTGTCTGAATTTTGGACAAGGTAATGTCTTGTTCTCATGCACATTTTGATCTCTTTGTTTCGATTTTTTCGATTATCGGAGTCTTTTCAGATTTATTAACGATGAAAAGTTTGCCTTTTCCTGTTGAATTATGAAGTTCTATGGTGGATTTTCAATTCAGATTGAATTGCATATGTTTCTAAGTGTGTGTTTTTCTTAGTAGAGTTGAATTAGGTGGTCGGATTTGTGATGTTTTGTTGCAGAAAAAGATGGAACCAGATCATGGGAAGCTCTTCATTGGTGGGATTTCCTGGGACACAGATGAGGAACGGCTCAAGGAATATTTCAGGAAGTATGGAGAGGTGGTGGAGGCTGTGATCATGAGGGATCGTGCAACCGGTCGTGCTCGTGGATTCGGGTTTGTTGTCTTTGCGGATCCTGCGGTTGCAGAAAGAGTTGTCATGGATAAGCACATGATCGATTGCCGCACAGTGAGTATCGCTTCTgatctatctttatgtcaattcTGTTGTAGGATTTTAGTTGCAGTGCTGCAATTTGTCCTGTAGACTTGTATTTTTAGTAAGGATCATATTCTCGTAGACATGACGTTTAGTTTGCATTTATGGTTAACGAAACAAAACCGTTTAGGTGTATTCTCACTAGATTTGAGTCAATCAATTGAAATTGCATTTAGTTACTTGGAATCTGCAACACGCGAACTTAGGATGGCACTAATaattttgttaagtttgttgttttcaattttaggtGGAAGCAAAGAAGGCTGTTCCTAAGGAGGATCAGCACATTTTAAACAGAACCGGGGTTGTCAATGGTTCCCCGGGTCCTGGACGCACAAAAAAGATTTTTGTTGGAGGTTTAGCATCCACAGTGACCGAGAGTGACTttaagaagtactttgatcaaTTTGGTACAGTCACTGATGTTGTAGTAATGTATGATCACAACACTCAAAGGCCAAGAGGCTTCGGATTTATCACTTATGACTCGGAGGAGGCTGTTGACAGAGTTCTGCATAAAACATTTCATGAACTCAATGGTAAGATGGTTGAGGTCAAGCGGGCAGTCCCTAAGGAGCTATCCCCAGGACCCAGCCGGAGCCCTATGATAGGATACAACTATAGTCCGGGTAGGACCAATAGTTTGCTTAACAGCTATGCTCAGGGTTATAATACTAGCCCAATCGGAGGTTTTGGCATTAATGTGGACACCAGGTTCAATCCAATCTCTAGTGGTCGTAGCGGGTTGTCTCCATTTGGCACTTCTGGATATGGAATAGGTATGAATATGGAGCCAGGGTTGAGCCCAACCTATGGCGGAAATTCCAACTTTGGCAGTAGTCTAGGATATGCACGGATGTTGAGCCCCTTTTATAGTGGCAATTCAAACAGGTATAGTACCCCTATTGGATATAATGCCGGTAATGGAAGGAGAAGTCCTGTAGTAAACTCGACTACTCGGAATGTCTGGCGAAATAGTGGCATCAACAATAACTCGAACCCTGCCAGTACCGGGGCCTGCTTGAGCTCTGCAAATGGAGGTTTTGAAGTTACGATTGGAAACAATGGTTCAAATTGGGGCGCTAATTCTTTTTCAACTGAAGGTAGAGGCAGTGATTCTGGCTATAATAGTGCCAATGGTTATGGAAGTGGAGGTAGCAGCTTTGGGTTGGGAGGAGGAGGATATGGAAGAAACGGTGGCACTGGTATAGCCCCAACTTCATCATTTCCCGGATCAACTGTTGGTTATGAGGGCTTTTATGGGGACTTGTACCAGAACGGTTCAGTTTATGGCGACTCAACTTGGCGCTCAAGCAGTCCTGATCTAGATGGTTCTAGCACATTTGGTTATGGGCTGAGCGATTTACCTGCAGACATCACAGCCAAAAGTTCTGGTGGCTATATTGGAGGTTACAACGTTACCAGTACACAACCAAATAGAGGTAACTATCTCCTTATAACTGAAATTTATAGAGAACACTGTAATTCCAAATGAACAACTCTTTTCTTGAATATAAAAGATTTATCTTTCTCGATTGTGGATGGTTCATATGAAAGTTACATATGTTTAAACTTTAAACACAAGATAGAAAACTACAGCTCCTTTTCTATATCATACTAATAACATTGATTCCACAACATTCTTCATGTTTACATTCATGTATGCAAGAGATAACATTCCAGCAGCCAAACCTAAATTTTTGAAAGTTGATATGGATGACGTTAATTGAGTTTCCATTACCGGTCATGCATGTTGAAGTTGTCCAAATTATATGTAACAGATATAAAGATTTTTTAATGCTTCTCTTTTAACTTGTCAAATTAGTTGTATGCTAATAGTTAGACGTTCTTTTCATCGAAT
Protein-coding regions in this window:
- the LOC126588824 gene encoding heterogeneous nuclear ribonucleoprotein 1-like, translated to MEPDHGKLFIGGISWDTDEERLKEYFRKYGEVVEAVIMRDRATGRARGFGFVVFADPAVAERVVMDKHMIDCRTVEAKKAVPKEDQHILNRTGVVNGSPGPGRTKKIFVGGLASTVTESDFKKYFDQFGTVTDVVVMYDHNTQRPRGFGFITYDSEEAVDRVLHKTFHELNGKMVEVKRAVPKELSPGPSRSPMIGYNYSPGRTNSLLNSYAQGYNTSPIGGFGINVDTRFNPISSGRSGLSPFGTSGYGIGMNMEPGLSPTYGGNSNFGSSLGYARMLSPFYSGNSNRYSTPIGYNAGNGRRSPVVNSTTRNVWRNSGINNNSNPASTGACLSSANGGFEVTIGNNGSNWGANSFSTEGRGSDSGYNSANGYGSGGSSFGLGGGGYGRNGGTGIAPTSSFPGSTVGYEGFYGDLYQNGSVYGDSTWRSSSPDLDGSSTFGYGLSDLPADITAKSSGGYIGGYNVTSTQPNRGVAA